A region from the Streptomyces sp. 3214.6 genome encodes:
- a CDS encoding glycerate kinase, with amino-acid sequence MLVAADKFKGSLTAVEVAERVTAGLRRVVPDVEVEALPVADGGDGTVAAAVAAGFERREVRVAGPLGHEVTAAFAVRGDTAVVEMAEASGLQRLPAGVFAPLTASTYGSGELLRAALDAGVRTIVFGVGGSATTDGGAGMLSALGARFLDEDGEPVAPGGGGLAELARADLSDLDPRLASVELVLASDVDNPLTGPKGASAVYGPQKGASPDDVETLDAALTHYATVLETAVGPRAAEYAAAPGAGAAGGIGYGALLVGARFRAGIDVMLDVLGFGPALERAELVITGEGSLDEQTLHGKAPAGVAAAARAAGKEVVAVCGRLALPPAELGRAGIRRAYPLTDVEPDVATCISDAGPILERVAERIGRDFLS; translated from the coding sequence GTGCTCGTGGCCGCGGACAAGTTCAAGGGCTCGCTGACGGCCGTGGAGGTCGCCGAGCGGGTGACGGCCGGACTGCGCCGGGTCGTACCGGACGTCGAGGTGGAGGCCCTGCCCGTCGCCGACGGAGGTGACGGGACGGTCGCCGCGGCGGTCGCGGCCGGCTTCGAACGCCGCGAGGTGCGGGTCGCCGGCCCCCTCGGGCACGAGGTCACCGCCGCGTTCGCGGTGCGCGGCGACACCGCGGTCGTGGAGATGGCCGAGGCGAGCGGGTTGCAACGGCTCCCGGCCGGCGTGTTCGCGCCGCTCACGGCGTCGACATACGGCTCCGGGGAACTGCTGCGGGCCGCGCTGGACGCTGGCGTGCGCACGATCGTGTTCGGGGTCGGCGGCAGCGCCACCACGGACGGCGGCGCGGGCATGCTGTCCGCGCTCGGCGCCCGGTTCCTGGACGAGGACGGCGAGCCGGTGGCGCCGGGCGGCGGCGGCCTCGCGGAGCTGGCCCGCGCCGACCTGTCGGACCTGGACCCGCGCCTCGCGTCCGTGGAACTGGTCCTGGCGAGCGACGTCGACAACCCGCTGACCGGCCCCAAGGGGGCGTCGGCGGTGTACGGGCCGCAGAAGGGCGCCTCGCCGGACGACGTCGAGACCCTGGACGCGGCGCTCACGCACTACGCGACGGTGCTGGAGACGGCGGTCGGGCCGAGGGCGGCGGAGTACGCCGCCGCGCCGGGCGCGGGCGCCGCGGGCGGCATCGGCTACGGCGCGCTGCTCGTCGGCGCCCGCTTCCGCGCCGGCATCGACGTCATGCTCGACGTGCTGGGCTTCGGGCCGGCGCTCGAGCGGGCGGAGCTGGTGATCACCGGCGAGGGGTCGCTGGACGAGCAGACCCTGCACGGCAAGGCCCCCGCGGGTGTCGCCGCGGCGGCCCGTGCGGCAGGCAAGGAGGTCGTCGCCGTGTGCGGCCGTCTCGCCCTGCCGCCGGCGGAGCTGGGCCGGGCGGGGATCCGCCGGGCGTACCCGCTGACCGACGTCGAGCCGGACGTGGCCACGTGCATCTCGGACGCCGGACCGATCCTGGAGCGGGTCGCCGAGCGGATCGGGCGGGACTTTCTGTCCTGA
- a CDS encoding HpcH/HpaI aldolase/citrate lyase family protein: protein MTVNRLRPRRSCLAVPGSNPRFLEKAQGLAADQVFLDLEDACAPLAKPEARHTIVKFLNEGDWTGKTRVVRVNDWTTEWTYRDVVTVVEGAGPNLDCIMLPKVQNAQQIVALDLLLTQIEKTMGFEVGKIGIEAQIENAQGLNNVNEIAQASPRIETIIFGPADFMASINMKSLVVGEQPPGYPADAYHYILMKILMAARANDLQAIDGPYLQIRNVDGYREVARRAAALGFDGKWVLHPGQVEASNEIFSPSQEDYDHAELILDAYDYYTSEAGGKKGSAMLGDEMIDEASRKMALVISGKGRAAGMQRTSKFETPVD, encoded by the coding sequence ATGACCGTCAACCGTCTGCGTCCCCGCCGCTCGTGTCTCGCGGTCCCGGGCAGCAACCCCCGCTTCCTGGAGAAGGCGCAGGGCCTGGCGGCGGACCAGGTCTTCCTCGACCTGGAGGACGCGTGCGCCCCGCTCGCCAAGCCCGAGGCGCGGCACACCATCGTCAAGTTCCTCAACGAGGGTGACTGGACGGGCAAGACGAGGGTCGTGCGCGTCAACGACTGGACGACCGAGTGGACGTACCGCGATGTCGTGACGGTGGTCGAGGGAGCCGGCCCCAACCTCGACTGCATCATGCTGCCGAAGGTGCAGAACGCCCAGCAGATCGTCGCCCTGGACCTGCTGCTGACGCAGATCGAGAAGACCATGGGCTTCGAGGTCGGCAAGATCGGCATCGAGGCGCAGATCGAGAACGCCCAGGGCCTCAACAACGTCAACGAGATCGCGCAGGCCTCCCCGCGCATCGAGACGATCATCTTCGGCCCGGCCGACTTCATGGCCTCGATCAACATGAAGTCGCTGGTCGTGGGCGAGCAGCCGCCCGGCTACCCGGCGGACGCCTACCACTACATCCTGATGAAGATCCTGATGGCCGCCCGTGCCAACGACCTCCAGGCGATCGACGGCCCCTACCTGCAGATCCGCAACGTCGACGGCTACCGCGAGGTCGCCCGGCGCGCCGCCGCCCTCGGCTTCGACGGCAAGTGGGTGCTGCACCCGGGCCAGGTCGAGGCGTCCAACGAGATCTTCTCGCCGTCGCAGGAGGACTACGACCACGCCGAGCTGATCCTGGACGCGTACGACTACTACACGTCCGAGGCGGGCGGCAAGAAGGGCTCGGCGATGCTCGGCGACGAGATGATCGACGAGGCCAGCCGCAAGATGGCGCTGGTCATCTCCGGCAAGGGACGCGCGGCCGGCATGCAGCGCACGTCGAAGTTCGAAACCCCCGTCGACTAA
- a CDS encoding acyl-CoA dehydrogenase family protein: MARLAQTAGLTDVQQEILSTVRDFVDKEIIPVATELEHRDEYPQQIVDGLKELGLFGLMIPEEYGGLGESLLTYALCVEEIARGWMSVSGIINTHFIVAYMLKQHGTQEQKDHYLPRMAAGDIRGAFSMSEPALGSDVSAITSKAVKDGDEYVLNGQKMWLTNGGTSSLVAVLVRSDEGHPEGTAPHKSMTTFLIEKEPGFGEVRPGLTIPGKIEKMGYKGVDTTELIMDGLRLSADRVLGGVTGRGFYQMMDGVEVGRVNVAARGCGVAQRAFELGVRYAQQRHTFGKAIAQHQAIQFKLAEMATKVEAAHAMMVNAARKKDSGERNDLEAGMAKYLASEYCKEVVEDAFRIHGGYGFSKEYEIERLYREAPMLLIGEGTAEIQKMIIGRRLLEEYRFEG; the protein is encoded by the coding sequence ATGGCCCGCCTCGCCCAGACCGCCGGTCTGACCGACGTCCAGCAGGAGATCCTCTCCACCGTCCGCGACTTCGTGGACAAGGAGATCATCCCCGTGGCGACCGAACTGGAGCACCGCGACGAGTACCCGCAGCAGATCGTCGACGGTCTCAAGGAGTTGGGCCTGTTCGGCCTGATGATCCCCGAGGAGTACGGCGGTCTGGGCGAGTCGCTCCTCACCTACGCTCTGTGCGTGGAGGAGATCGCCCGCGGCTGGATGTCCGTGTCCGGCATCATCAACACGCACTTCATCGTGGCGTACATGCTCAAGCAGCACGGCACGCAGGAGCAGAAGGACCACTACCTGCCGCGCATGGCGGCCGGCGACATCCGGGGCGCGTTCTCCATGTCGGAGCCGGCCCTCGGCTCGGACGTGTCCGCGATCACGTCGAAGGCGGTGAAGGACGGCGACGAGTACGTCCTCAACGGCCAGAAGATGTGGCTGACGAACGGCGGAACGTCCTCGCTGGTGGCTGTTCTCGTGCGAAGTGACGAAGGACACCCCGAGGGCACCGCGCCCCACAAGTCGATGACGACCTTCCTGATCGAGAAGGAGCCCGGCTTCGGTGAGGTCCGCCCGGGCCTGACCATCCCGGGCAAGATCGAGAAGATGGGCTACAAGGGCGTCGACACGACCGAGCTCATCATGGACGGCCTGCGGCTTTCCGCCGATCGGGTGCTCGGCGGGGTCACCGGCCGAGGTTTTTACCAAATGATGGACGGCGTCGAGGTTGGGCGCGTCAATGTCGCGGCGCGTGGCTGTGGCGTCGCACAGCGTGCGTTCGAGCTGGGTGTGCGGTACGCCCAGCAGCGCCACACCTTCGGCAAGGCGATCGCCCAGCACCAGGCGATCCAGTTCAAGCTGGCCGAGATGGCTACCAAGGTCGAGGCCGCCCATGCGATGATGGTGAACGCCGCGCGCAAAAAGGATTCCGGAGAACGAAACGACCTTGAGGCAGGGATGGCGAAGTACCTCGCCTCCGAGTACTGCAAGGAGGTCGTGGAGGATGCCTTCCGGATCCACGGCGGGTACGGCTTCTCCAAGGAATACGAGATCGAGCGCCTCTACCGCGAGGCCCCGATGTTGCTGATCGGTGAAGGCACCGCCGAAATCCAGAAAATGATCATCGGGCGCCGCCTGCTCGAGGAGTACCGGTTCGAGGGCTGA
- a CDS encoding protein meaA, giving the protein MTERQPAEGKREKDRPWLMRTYAGHSTAEASNELYRRNLAKGQTGLSVAFDLPTQTGYDSDHVLARGEVGRVGVPVAHLGDMRRLFQDIPLEQMNTSMTINATAMWLLALYQVVAEEQGADITRLQGTTQNDIVKEYLSRGTHVFPPGPSLRLTTDMIAYTVSHIPKWNPINICSYHLQEAGATPVQEIAYAMSTAIAVLDAVRDSGQVPAEKFGDVVARISFFVNAGVRFVEEMCKMRAFGRIWDRITRERYGIDDPKQRRFRYGVQVNSLGLTEAQPENNVQRIVLEMLAVTLSKDARARAVQLPAWNEALGLPRPWDQQWSLRIQQVLAHESDLLEYEDIFEGSHVIEAKVATLVEASLAEIERIQEMGGAMAAVESGYLKSQLVSSHAERRGRIESGQEKIVGVNIFETTEPNPLTADLDTAIHTVDPAVEARVIASLQNWRDTRYQPPFNHPRPCKALEKLKEAAKGTANLMEATLECARAGVTTGEWAGALREVFGEFRAPTGVSSAPVAVPAEEGSAMADVRRRVDLTAKDLGVGKLRFLVGKPGLDGHSNGAEQIAVRARDAGFEVVYQGIRLTPEQIVDAALEEDVHAVGLSILSGSHAQLVPDVLERLRVAGATDIPVIAGGIIPNGDAEQLRAAGVAAVFTPKDFDITGIIGRIVDEIRTANQLDPLEVPA; this is encoded by the coding sequence ATGACTGAGCGTCAGCCCGCCGAAGGAAAGCGGGAGAAGGACCGGCCGTGGCTCATGCGCACGTACGCCGGTCACTCCACCGCCGAGGCGTCCAACGAGCTGTACCGGCGCAACCTCGCCAAGGGCCAGACGGGTCTGTCGGTGGCGTTCGACCTGCCCACCCAGACCGGCTACGACTCCGACCACGTCCTCGCCCGCGGCGAGGTCGGCCGGGTCGGCGTGCCGGTGGCCCATCTCGGTGACATGCGCAGGCTGTTCCAGGACATCCCCCTGGAGCAGATGAACACCTCGATGACGATCAACGCCACCGCCATGTGGCTGCTGGCGCTCTACCAGGTCGTCGCCGAGGAGCAGGGCGCCGACATCACCCGGCTCCAGGGCACGACCCAGAACGACATCGTCAAGGAGTACCTGTCGCGGGGCACACACGTGTTCCCGCCGGGGCCGTCGCTCCGCCTGACGACCGACATGATCGCGTACACGGTCTCCCACATCCCGAAGTGGAACCCGATCAACATCTGCAGCTACCACCTGCAGGAGGCGGGCGCCACGCCGGTCCAGGAGATCGCGTACGCGATGTCGACGGCGATCGCCGTGCTGGACGCCGTCCGGGACTCCGGGCAGGTGCCGGCCGAGAAGTTCGGCGACGTCGTCGCCCGGATCTCCTTCTTCGTGAACGCGGGCGTCCGCTTCGTCGAGGAGATGTGCAAGATGCGCGCCTTCGGCCGCATCTGGGACCGGATCACCCGCGAGCGCTACGGCATCGACGACCCCAAGCAGCGCCGCTTCCGCTACGGCGTCCAGGTCAACTCCCTGGGGCTGACGGAGGCGCAGCCGGAGAACAACGTCCAGCGCATCGTCCTGGAGATGCTGGCCGTGACCCTCTCCAAGGACGCACGCGCGCGTGCCGTGCAGCTCCCCGCCTGGAACGAGGCCCTGGGTCTGCCCCGCCCCTGGGACCAGCAGTGGAGTCTGCGCATCCAGCAGGTCCTCGCCCACGAGAGCGACCTGCTGGAGTACGAGGACATCTTCGAGGGCTCGCACGTCATCGAGGCGAAGGTCGCGACGCTGGTCGAGGCCTCCCTCGCGGAGATCGAGCGGATCCAGGAGATGGGCGGCGCGATGGCCGCCGTCGAGTCCGGCTACCTCAAGTCGCAGCTCGTCTCCTCGCACGCCGAGCGGCGCGGCCGTATCGAGTCCGGGCAGGAGAAGATCGTCGGCGTCAACATCTTCGAGACGACCGAGCCCAACCCGCTGACCGCCGATCTCGACACCGCGATCCACACGGTCGACCCGGCGGTCGAGGCCCGGGTCATCGCCTCCCTGCAGAACTGGCGCGACACGCGGTACCAGCCGCCCTTCAACCATCCGCGCCCGTGCAAGGCGCTGGAGAAGCTGAAGGAGGCCGCCAAGGGCACCGCCAACCTCATGGAGGCCACCCTGGAGTGCGCCCGGGCCGGGGTCACGACCGGCGAGTGGGCGGGGGCGCTGCGCGAGGTGTTCGGCGAGTTCCGGGCCCCGACCGGGGTCTCCTCGGCGCCGGTGGCGGTGCCGGCGGAGGAGGGCTCGGCCATGGCCGACGTCCGCCGCAGGGTCGATCTGACGGCGAAGGACCTCGGGGTCGGCAAGCTGCGCTTCCTGGTCGGCAAGCCGGGCCTGGACGGGCACTCCAACGGCGCCGAGCAGATAGCCGTGCGCGCGCGTGACGCCGGGTTCGAGGTGGTCTACCAGGGCATCCGGCTGACGCCCGAGCAGATCGTGGACGCCGCGCTGGAGGAGGACGTCCACGCGGTGGGCCTGTCCATCCTGTCCGGCTCGCACGCCCAACTGGTGCCGGATGTCCTCGAACGGCTCCGTGTGGCCGGTGCCACAGACATCCCGGTGATCGCCGGTGGCATCATCCCGAATGGAGACGCCGAACAGCTCAGGGCTGCCGGCGTGGCCGCGGTCTTCACCCCGAAGGACTTCGACATCACCGGAATCATCGGCCGCATCGTCGACGAGATCCGGACAGCGAACCAGCTCGACCCCCTGGAGGTCCCCGCATGA
- the ccrA gene encoding crotonyl-CoA carboxylase/reductase, whose translation MQKILDAIQSPDSTPDDFAALPLPESYRAITVHKDETEMFAGLETRDKDPRKSIHLDEVPLPELGPGEALVAVMASSVNYNSVWTSIFEPLSTFGFLERYGRLSELTKRHDLPYHIIGSDLAGVVLRTGPGVNAWKPGDEVVAHCLSVELESSDGHNDTMLDPEQRIWGFETNFGGLAEIALVKSNQLMPKPDHLSWEEAAAPGLVNSTAYRQLVSRNGAGMKQGDNVLIWGASGGLGSYATQFALAGGANPICVVSSPQKAEICRAMGAEAIIDRTAEDYRFWKDEHTQDPKEWKRFGKRIRELTDGEDVDIVFEHPGRETFGASVYVTRKGGTIVTCASTSGYNHEYDNRYLWMSLKRIIGSHFANYREAWEANRLVAKGKIHPTLSKVYSLEETGQAAYDVHRNLHQGKVGVLALAPQEGLGVRDEAKRAQHIDAINRFRNI comes from the coding sequence ATGCAGAAGATCCTGGACGCGATCCAGTCGCCGGACTCGACACCGGACGACTTCGCCGCTCTGCCGCTCCCCGAGTCCTACCGCGCGATCACCGTGCACAAGGACGAGACGGAGATGTTCGCGGGCCTGGAGACCCGCGACAAGGACCCACGCAAGTCGATCCACCTCGACGAGGTCCCGCTGCCCGAGCTGGGGCCGGGCGAGGCCCTGGTGGCCGTCATGGCCTCCTCCGTCAACTACAACTCCGTGTGGACCTCGATCTTCGAGCCGCTGTCCACGTTCGGCTTCCTGGAGCGCTACGGCCGGCTCAGCGAGCTCACCAAGCGGCACGACCTGCCGTACCACATCATCGGCTCCGACCTCGCGGGCGTCGTCCTGCGCACCGGCCCCGGCGTCAACGCCTGGAAGCCGGGCGACGAGGTCGTCGCGCACTGTCTGTCCGTGGAGCTGGAGTCCTCGGACGGCCACAACGACACGATGCTCGACCCCGAGCAGCGCATCTGGGGCTTCGAGACGAACTTCGGCGGCCTCGCCGAGATCGCGCTCGTCAAGTCCAACCAGCTGATGCCCAAGCCGGACCACCTGAGCTGGGAGGAGGCGGCGGCCCCCGGCCTCGTCAACTCCACCGCCTACCGGCAGCTGGTCTCCCGCAACGGCGCCGGCATGAAGCAGGGCGACAACGTCCTGATCTGGGGCGCGAGCGGCGGCCTCGGCAGCTACGCCACGCAGTTCGCGCTGGCCGGCGGGGCCAACCCGATCTGTGTCGTCTCCTCGCCGCAGAAGGCGGAGATCTGCCGGGCCATGGGCGCCGAGGCGATCATCGACCGCACCGCCGAGGACTACCGGTTCTGGAAGGACGAGCACACCCAGGATCCGAAGGAGTGGAAGCGTTTCGGCAAGCGCATCCGCGAGCTGACCGACGGCGAGGACGTCGACATCGTCTTCGAACACCCCGGCCGGGAGACCTTCGGCGCCTCGGTCTACGTGACGCGCAAGGGCGGCACCATCGTCACCTGCGCCTCGACGTCCGGCTACAACCACGAGTACGACAACCGCTACCTGTGGATGTCCCTGAAGCGGATCATCGGCTCGCACTTCGCCAACTACCGCGAGGCCTGGGAGGCCAACCGGCTGGTCGCCAAGGGAAAGATCCACCCGACGCTGTCGAAGGTCTACTCCCTGGAGGAGACCGGCCAGGCGGCCTACGACGTGCACCGCAACCTCCACCAGGGCAAGGTCGGCGTCCTCGCGCTGGCCCCCCAGGAGGGTCTGGGCGTGCGCGACGAGGCCAAGCGCGCCCAGCACATCGACGCCATCAACCGCTTCCGCAACATCTGA
- a CDS encoding MaoC family dehydratase, whose translation MQFGRTYEEFEVGATYKHWPGKTVTEYDDHLFCLLTMNHHPLHMDTNYAEKTTDFGKNVVVGNYIYSLLLGMSVPDVSGKAIANLEIESLKHVAPTFHGDTIYGQTTVLDKWPSKSKNDRGIVYVETKGYKQDGTLVCVFRRKVMVPTETYIKERGGEQPGRPELQEG comes from the coding sequence ATGCAGTTCGGACGCACCTACGAGGAGTTCGAGGTCGGCGCGACGTACAAGCACTGGCCGGGCAAGACGGTCACGGAGTACGACGACCACCTGTTCTGTCTCCTCACCATGAACCACCACCCGCTCCACATGGACACCAACTACGCGGAGAAGACGACCGACTTCGGCAAGAACGTCGTCGTCGGGAACTACATCTACTCCCTGCTGCTCGGCATGTCCGTGCCGGACGTCTCCGGCAAGGCCATCGCCAACCTGGAGATCGAGTCGCTCAAGCACGTGGCGCCGACCTTCCACGGCGACACGATCTACGGGCAGACGACCGTGCTCGACAAGTGGCCGTCCAAGTCGAAGAACGACCGCGGCATCGTCTACGTCGAGACCAAGGGCTACAAGCAGGACGGCACGCTGGTCTGCGTGTTCCGCCGCAAGGTGATGGTGCCGACCGAGACGTACATCAAGGAGCGCGGCGGCGAGCAGCCCGGCCGCCCGGAACTTCAGGAAGGCTGA
- a CDS encoding phosphatidylserine decarboxylase, which yields MPHSQTSAHRDSLVGARLARGASPWLLPTVATAAVSLLRARRSGAAKAVAVPATALAAGMLWFFRDPEREIAPGRVISPADGVVQSIMPWKDGRTRVAIFMSPLNVHVNRAPLAGTVTSVEHIPGGFVPAFNKESENNERVVWHFDTELGDIEMIQIAGAVARRIVPYIPEGTKVEQGERIGLIRFGSRVDIYLPEGVEVAVEVGQKTVAGVTRIDRD from the coding sequence ATGCCCCACAGCCAAACCTCTGCACACCGCGACAGCCTGGTAGGCGCACGCCTCGCGCGCGGAGCATCGCCGTGGCTCCTGCCGACCGTCGCCACCGCAGCCGTCAGCCTGCTGCGCGCTCGACGCTCGGGTGCCGCCAAGGCCGTCGCCGTGCCCGCTACCGCTCTCGCGGCGGGCATGCTGTGGTTCTTCCGCGACCCCGAGCGTGAGATCGCCCCGGGCCGGGTCATCTCGCCCGCCGACGGAGTGGTGCAGAGCATCATGCCGTGGAAGGACGGGCGCACCCGGGTCGCGATCTTCATGAGCCCGCTCAACGTCCACGTCAACCGCGCGCCGCTGGCCGGCACCGTGACGTCGGTCGAGCACATCCCCGGCGGCTTCGTTCCGGCTTTCAACAAGGAGAGCGAGAACAACGAGCGCGTCGTCTGGCACTTCGACACCGAGCTCGGTGACATCGAGATGATCCAGATCGCCGGCGCCGTCGCCCGCCGCATCGTCCCCTACATCCCCGAGGGCACGAAGGTCGAGCAGGGCGAGCGGATCGGCCTGATCCGTTTCGGCTCGCGCGTCGACATCTACCTGCCCGAGGGCGTGGAGGTCGCGGTCGAGGTGGGACAGAAGACGGTGGCGGGGGTGACTCGCATTGACCGTGATTGA
- a CDS encoding alpha/beta fold hydrolase, producing MPAHTPTDHLVPHISTIPANSGAGVKLFVREYDGTKPGHTPQPVLMLHGRSVPVVAGFDLVLPPGADGPATRYSWAQDLADDGYDVFLMDLQGSGRSPRPQMDAPCNANPAQQDLLVPNPLPAPCAPPYPHQLGNAESEWAELNTVVKFIRALPGRDHPIDFVGWSAAAFVMGPYTLQHPGDVRNLLLLAPIFPPQGRWSTNPADPFGRPPEATTLPMSLPAVTFGFPMNVGSKTGFKTAWDKEQASPLQREPGIEDKVWAACMENDPVGSKWGPVLSPGVFEGILRYRNTYWWGWNNQTVPHKDPGGTYVLGDRVPVLILYGEQDTQANTSATLPPVLHFSVPDLYTAVQGPDKLMFRLAGAGHSVPWERNAKVVQRFARHWLDKGKVEGLTSGSYYRDDDGALYPL from the coding sequence ATGCCCGCACACACCCCCACGGACCACCTCGTCCCGCACATCTCGACGATCCCGGCGAACTCGGGCGCCGGCGTGAAGCTGTTCGTCCGGGAGTACGACGGCACCAAGCCGGGCCACACGCCCCAACCGGTCCTGATGCTCCACGGCAGAAGCGTGCCCGTGGTCGCGGGGTTCGACCTCGTGCTCCCCCCGGGAGCCGATGGCCCGGCGACCCGGTACAGCTGGGCGCAGGACCTGGCCGACGACGGCTACGACGTCTTCCTCATGGACCTCCAGGGGAGCGGACGCTCGCCACGTCCGCAGATGGACGCGCCGTGCAACGCCAACCCGGCGCAACAGGACCTCCTGGTGCCGAACCCCCTCCCTGCCCCGTGCGCACCTCCCTACCCGCACCAGTTGGGCAACGCCGAGAGCGAGTGGGCGGAGCTGAACACCGTCGTCAAGTTCATCAGGGCGCTGCCCGGCAGGGACCATCCGATCGACTTCGTCGGCTGGTCCGCGGCCGCGTTCGTCATGGGCCCCTACACGCTCCAGCACCCCGGCGACGTCAGGAACCTGCTCCTGCTCGCCCCGATCTTCCCGCCGCAGGGCCGCTGGTCCACGAACCCCGCGGATCCCTTCGGGCGCCCGCCGGAGGCCACGACCCTGCCGATGTCCCTGCCGGCCGTCACGTTCGGCTTCCCGATGAACGTCGGCAGCAAGACCGGCTTCAAGACCGCCTGGGACAAGGAGCAGGCCAGCCCGCTGCAGCGCGAGCCCGGCATCGAGGACAAGGTGTGGGCCGCCTGCATGGAGAACGACCCCGTCGGCAGCAAGTGGGGCCCGGTGCTGTCACCAGGCGTGTTCGAGGGGATCCTGCGGTACCGGAACACCTACTGGTGGGGCTGGAACAACCAGACCGTCCCGCACAAGGACCCGGGAGGCACGTACGTACTCGGTGACCGGGTCCCCGTGCTCATCCTCTACGGCGAGCAGGACACGCAGGCCAACACCTCGGCGACGCTCCCTCCGGTCCTGCACTTCTCCGTGCCGGACCTCTACACGGCCGTCCAGGGACCGGACAAGCTGATGTTCCGGCTGGCCGGCGCGGGACACTCGGTGCCCTGGGAGCGCAACGCCAAGGTCGTGCAGCGCTTCGCGAGGCACTGGCTCGACAAGGGCAAGGTCGAGGGCCTCACGAGCGGCAGCTACTACCGGGACGACGACGGCGCCCTGTACCCCCTATAG
- the pssA gene encoding CDP-diacylglycerol--serine O-phosphatidyltransferase: protein MPEADEVDDEEEMPLSLRLSIADTLTLGNATCGFMAVYFTTTGILIPHLTGDQETGMARHSAATAVILMLCAAVFDLFDGLVARKLRSSPMGAELDNLSDLISFGLAPAYFVLVYGMVADDAHQRVAAVGAIVVLLAVVLRLARFSCVTVKDGTFQGMPSPFGALTVVSIVLLELPFAATLMAILGTAWLMVSRVEYPKPRGRLAGAMLSWIVLSMGLLAAWAFDAPSGQLLLQTGCALQLVMGAVIPLFATARRVNNFRDNRREARAAQLP from the coding sequence GTGCCCGAGGCCGACGAGGTGGACGACGAGGAGGAGATGCCCCTCTCTCTCCGCCTGTCGATAGCGGACACCCTCACCCTCGGCAACGCCACATGCGGCTTCATGGCGGTGTACTTCACCACCACCGGCATCCTCATCCCGCACCTCACCGGTGACCAGGAGACCGGCATGGCCCGCCACAGCGCGGCCACGGCGGTCATCCTGATGCTGTGCGCGGCGGTCTTCGACCTCTTCGACGGCCTGGTCGCCCGCAAGCTGCGCTCGTCCCCGATGGGCGCGGAGCTGGACAACCTCTCGGACCTGATCAGCTTCGGCCTGGCCCCGGCGTACTTCGTCCTGGTCTACGGCATGGTCGCCGACGACGCACACCAGCGGGTCGCGGCGGTCGGCGCGATCGTCGTCCTGCTGGCGGTGGTGCTGAGGCTCGCGAGATTCTCCTGCGTCACCGTAAAGGACGGCACCTTCCAGGGCATGCCCTCGCCGTTCGGCGCGCTGACGGTCGTCTCGATCGTGCTCCTCGAGCTGCCCTTCGCGGCGACGCTGATGGCCATCCTGGGCACCGCCTGGCTGATGGTGAGCCGGGTCGAGTACCCGAAGCCGCGGGGCCGCCTCGCCGGCGCGATGCTCTCCTGGATCGTGCTGTCGATGGGCCTGCTGGCGGCCTGGGCGTTCGACGCCCCGAGCGGCCAGCTCCTGCTCCAGACCGGCTGCGCGCTGCAGCTGGTGATGGGCGCGGTCATCCCGCTTTTCGCCACGGCCCGCCGGGTGAACAACTTCCGCGACAACCGACGCGAGGCCCGGGCGGCGCAGCTGCCCTGA